GTTTGGTGATccaaatattttcaataaaaacaTCAATATGCATTTTATAAAATTAAGTTGCAATGCTACCAAGAGGAGAAAACTCCTTGGGCCAGGTCTTCTAATTTTCATTTCTGGATGCTTTTACTGTCCAGTAGACTGGTGTCTTTTGTCATTCATACAGCTCCAGTAGCACAGCTGACGAGATCGCATCTGTGTGGGAGGGGTCTTAACTCATGTGGAAACGGTGCTCCCCTCGTGTTATGTGAGAAGAGAATTCATATCTGTCCTGGCTGTGGTAGCCACACATGTTGCATTCGAAAGGATCGCGGAACCCATGACAGCCCATGTGGATGGTGTACATCACATGATCCAAGAAAAGAACTCTACAGTGTTCGCACTTGTAAACTTTTACTTGCTCCCCATTGCTGGTGATCACTTTGAAAGCATCGTGGGAATTGTCAGTACCTGCCCTCAGGACTTCATATTGCCTCTGTTCTTCTTTTATAGACAGGCCATTTCTTGCGTGGGGAACTATGTGATTCGTCAGGTAAATTAAACCGCTGCGCTCCTCATTATTACTCTCTGTATCTGTTGAGTCTTGGCAGCTGTTGCTGGGGGAGGCATCCCTTTCAGAGGAGATGGATTTGGCTTTGGAAAGCAGCAACAAGTTTTCCACTGCGGTGTCCTGAGCAGTATGATTGGAACGAGCATGATTGTCCCCAAGAGGCTTGTGGAGTGGATACATGGAGCTGATAATAGGTGCTACTTCAGAGCTGCCTGGAGGTGTCTGCACAAGGGGACGCAAAGACTCTGCCCCTAGGTAACTGATGGCATTGTTAATGGCCTGGTCTATAACATGAGTCTGCATCATCTCACTCTCCTTCTCATAATTAGTGGTGGCATCGTATGGAACATCAGACAAGCATTTCTCACCTGCATTCCAAAACAATCAGGAGTTAGGAAGTCCAATGCTTAGACACATTGAATCCCAAATGTCTATGTTAGTAAAATCAAAATAGAAAGATGCAAATCAGGGTACAGATCTGCATCTGAAATTGAGAACTGCTGTGAAGAGCTCTCGATTTCCTAGTGCGCTACACAAGAACTGatcacaaaatatattttggcAAACAATCAAAAAAATTCAATTCTGAAATACTGTCGTGGTGCCTCATGAGACTTGTGGTTGAACTGCCTTAACTTCCCATTCTTCTCTACAGGCTGGGCTCCTTGGTTGGACTCTGGTATGCCATGACCTCCCTGTTGGTGCATGGAGGTGCTATATCATGGCAGTTACATGGCCactgtgcatcatgggagataaaGTCTGTCAAAGGATCCTGgcccatagaagagaatgggagcctgtcagaaatattttggtttttgtttggttggaaaaatgaaatgtttttgtttttcattcagcTTGTTGGCAAAAAATCAAAACCTTCTGTGgaaagcaaacacttttcacaaattcATTTAATCAAAGTCAATTTTCCATCAAACActtcaaatgaatttttttggaCCAACCATAGGCTAGACGCTAGTTCTGAAAAGAAGGTTCACATGTCCATAAGTTTTCTGTAGTGAAAAGCAGTGGCAGGAGCAACATAAGGCAATGTTTCTCAAATAAATAATGCCATTGAACTGAAAATTACCATTCTGCATGGAGTGAGACTTCTTTTGAGCTGTCTAAACAGTCCATTTTGCCAACCAAATCTAGGTGTGACCTTACACGTGCAATAGAGTCCACTGAAAAAATTACAACTTCACATCtatcagcaaagaaaaaaaatataaggaGCAGTTTCCAAGTATATAaactaagatttccaaaagttACTGTGTGTCCAACTTCTAATGACTAAAAAGGGGGTGTGCCTCACTTTTAGAAGTCAGGCCCCTGTAAGGtgcctcaaattgggcacccaaaaattgaagtGTCTATTATCAGTAATCACTTTCGAAAATCTTGTCTATAGAgaaacaagttaaaaataaaaagtaaagccTGGGAATtagagaaattatttaaaaatgcagCTGCTGATTTAAAGTATATCTGTGTACTACACTACACTATCACTTATGATACTGAACTTCACTAACAGGTAGCTTTGAATGACAAAAAAGTCTCTCATGCAGTATTTGTAATACATCTGCAATATTACCAGTCCCATGAAGGAGGTTTGCTCCTCCTTTAGGTCCCGGATAGTGTACCCCACCCCATATGGTGgtagttttcaaactgcgggCCATGACCCAGTACAGGGTTgtggaatggaaggcactgggtcatgGCGTCTCTGAtcagcaccgccgactggacCCTTAAAAGTCCCGTGggcggtgctgcctggctaaggcaggctagttcctacc
Above is a window of Caretta caretta isolate rCarCar2 chromosome 2, rCarCar1.hap1, whole genome shotgun sequence DNA encoding:
- the IKZF1 gene encoding DNA-binding protein Ikaros isoform X9, producing the protein MLHWNEEVEWRGEGLRAELPPAAALLRGGAAAHGAGEDWENCLQPAPARADYLRKMETDEAQDMSQVSGKESPPISDVPDDADEPMPVPEDLSTSTGGQQKNDRVLGERPFHCSQCGASFTQKGNLLRHIKLHSGEKPFKCHLCNYACRRRDALTGHLRTHSVGKPHKCGYCGRSYKQRSSLEEHKERCHNYLQTMSLSGSLYPGEKCLSDVPYDATTNYEKESEMMQTHVIDQAINNAISYLGAESLRPLVQTPPGSSEVAPIISSMYPLHKPLGDNHARSNHTAQDTAVENLLLLSKAKSISSERDASPSNSCQDSTDTESNNEERSGLIYLTNHIVPHARNGLSIKEEQRQYEVLRAGTDNSHDAFKVITSNGEQVKVYKCEHCRVLFLDHVMYTIHMGCHGFRDPFECNMCGYHSQDRYEFSSHITRGEHRFHMS